From one Nocardioides sp. Kera G14 genomic stretch:
- the rpe gene encoding ribulose-phosphate 3-epimerase produces MSNHIQITPSILNADFANLQSEIARIGNSDWIHVDVMDNHFVPNLTFGPSMVEALSRATEIPLDAHLMIADADRHAPAYVEAGAKSVTFHVEASSAPIRTAREIRSKGARASMALRPATPIEPYEELIPELDMVLIMTVEPGFGGQKFLDLCLPKIRTARSYIEKHGGECWLQVDGGVSLETIERCAEAGADVFVAGSAVYSVEDPDQMVNDLRAAAAAVSHS; encoded by the coding sequence GTGAGCAACCACATCCAGATCACGCCATCGATCCTCAACGCGGACTTCGCCAACCTGCAGAGCGAGATCGCGAGGATCGGGAACAGTGACTGGATCCACGTGGATGTCATGGACAACCACTTCGTCCCGAACCTCACCTTCGGCCCGAGCATGGTGGAGGCGCTGAGCAGGGCGACGGAGATCCCGCTGGATGCGCACCTGATGATCGCGGACGCAGATCGGCATGCGCCGGCGTACGTCGAGGCGGGCGCGAAGTCCGTCACGTTCCACGTCGAGGCGAGCAGCGCCCCGATCCGCACGGCGCGCGAGATCCGCAGCAAGGGTGCACGGGCATCCATGGCGCTCCGTCCGGCAACGCCGATCGAGCCGTACGAGGAGCTCATCCCCGAGCTCGACATGGTGCTCATCATGACCGTCGAGCCCGGCTTCGGTGGCCAGAAGTTCCTCGACCTCTGCCTCCCGAAGATCAGGACGGCGCGCAGCTACATCGAGAAGCACGGTGGCGAGTGCTGGCTCCAGGTCGACGGCGGTGTGAGTCTCGAGACGATCGAGCGCTGCGCGGAGGCGGGGGCCGACGTCTTCGTCGCCGGAAGCGCCGTGTACAGCGTCGAGGACCCTGACCAGATGGTGAACGACCTTCGCGCCGCGGCCGCGGCCGTGTCACACTCGTAG
- the ribH gene encoding 6,7-dimethyl-8-ribityllumazine synthase, with the protein MSGAGAPTLAAIDASGLTVAIVAASWHEQVMDGLIAGARRACDEHHVTATIERVPGTFELAVVADGLARAGYDAVIALGVVIRGGTPHFEYVCSAATDGLNRVALDHGVAIGFGVLTCDDDQQALDRAGLDGSKEDKGHEAATAALSTAATLRRLKEAAV; encoded by the coding sequence ATGAGTGGAGCGGGAGCCCCCACCCTCGCCGCGATCGACGCGAGCGGTCTCACGGTCGCCATCGTGGCCGCCAGCTGGCACGAGCAGGTCATGGACGGCCTGATCGCCGGCGCCCGACGCGCCTGCGACGAGCACCACGTCACGGCGACGATCGAGCGCGTTCCCGGCACCTTCGAGCTCGCGGTCGTCGCCGACGGCCTGGCCCGGGCGGGCTACGACGCCGTGATTGCCCTCGGCGTCGTGATCCGCGGCGGCACGCCCCACTTCGAGTACGTCTGCTCCGCCGCGACCGACGGCCTCAACCGCGTCGCCCTCGACCATGGCGTCGCGATCGGCTTCGGCGTCCTCACCTGCGACGACGACCAGCAGGCCCTCGACCGGGCCGGCCTGGACGGATCGAAGGAGGACAAGGGCCATGAGGCCGCGACCGCCGCGCTGTCCACCGCAGCAACCCTGCGACGGCTCAAGGAGGCCGCGGTCTAG
- the hisG gene encoding ATP phosphoribosyltransferase: protein MSDLLRIAIPNKGALSESAATLLREAGYRQRDDAKRLTLIDEENGVEFFYLRPRDIALYVGEGTLDIGITGRDLLHDSGAKADEVMQLGFGRSRFRFAGPAGSYSSLDDLVGKRIATSYAGVVGAFLTERGIQASVTRLDGAVESSIQLGVADVIADVVETGTSLRNAGLEVFGEPILESEAVVITRAGAELSAAYDTFRRRIEGVMVARSYVMMDYDIRAEAIQAATELAPGLEGPTVSPLHREGWVAVRVMVPRLNSQKLMDDLWSLGARAILLTDIHACRL from the coding sequence ATGTCTGATCTCCTGCGCATCGCGATCCCCAACAAGGGCGCCCTCTCCGAGTCTGCTGCGACGCTGCTCCGTGAGGCGGGCTACCGCCAGCGGGACGATGCCAAGCGCCTCACCCTCATCGACGAGGAGAACGGGGTCGAGTTCTTCTACCTCCGGCCGCGCGACATCGCGCTGTACGTCGGCGAGGGCACGCTCGACATCGGCATCACCGGCCGCGACCTGCTCCACGACTCCGGCGCCAAGGCCGACGAGGTCATGCAGCTCGGCTTCGGCCGCAGCCGCTTCCGCTTCGCCGGCCCGGCGGGCAGCTACTCCTCCCTCGACGACCTGGTCGGCAAGCGCATCGCCACGTCGTACGCCGGCGTGGTCGGTGCCTTCCTGACCGAGCGCGGCATCCAGGCGTCGGTGACGAGGCTCGACGGCGCGGTCGAGAGCAGCATCCAGCTCGGCGTCGCCGACGTCATCGCCGACGTCGTCGAGACCGGCACGAGCCTGCGCAACGCCGGCCTCGAGGTCTTCGGCGAGCCGATCCTCGAGTCCGAGGCGGTCGTCATCACCCGGGCGGGCGCCGAGCTGTCGGCGGCGTACGACACCTTCCGTCGCCGCATCGAGGGCGTCATGGTCGCCCGCTCGTACGTGATGATGGACTACGACATCCGTGCCGAGGCGATCCAGGCCGCGACCGAGCTGGCGCCCGGGCTCGAGGGACCGACCGTCAGCCCGCTGCACCGCGAGGGCTGGGTCGCCGTCCGCGTGATGGTCCCGCGGCTCAACTCGCAGAAGCTGATGGACGACCTCTGGTCGCTCGGCGCGCGCGCCATCCTCCTCACCGACATCCATGCCTGCCGCCTCTGA
- a CDS encoding riboflavin synthase has translation MFTGIIEELGSVAGIEDQGDAIRLTIAATTVLEEVALGDSIAVNGCCLTVTRFDDTTWTADVMQETLDKTSLAGSVVGTQVNLERAVTPQTRLGGHIVQGHVDGVGTILRRAPSEHWEAVEISLPADLGRYLVDKGSIAVDGVSLTVVDAGEESFTVSLIPETLARTTLGTKQAGATVNLEVDVIAKHVEKLLGATR, from the coding sequence ATGTTCACCGGAATCATCGAGGAGCTCGGCAGCGTCGCCGGCATCGAAGACCAGGGCGACGCGATCCGCCTCACCATCGCCGCCACCACGGTCCTGGAGGAGGTCGCCCTCGGCGACTCGATCGCCGTCAACGGATGCTGCCTCACCGTCACGCGTTTCGACGACACGACCTGGACGGCCGACGTCATGCAGGAGACCCTCGACAAGACCTCGTTGGCCGGAAGCGTGGTCGGCACCCAGGTCAACCTCGAGCGGGCCGTCACCCCGCAGACCCGACTCGGCGGCCACATCGTGCAGGGCCATGTCGACGGCGTCGGCACGATCCTCAGGCGAGCACCGAGTGAGCACTGGGAGGCTGTGGAGATCAGCCTGCCGGCCGACCTCGGGCGTTACCTGGTGGACAAGGGGTCGATCGCCGTGGACGGCGTCAGCCTGACCGTCGTCGACGCGGGGGAGGAGAGCTTCACGGTGAGCCTCATCCCCGAGACCCTCGCCCGCACCACCCTGGGGACCAAGCAGGCAGGTGCCACGGTGAACCTCGAGGTCGACGTGATCGCCAAGCATGTCGAGAAGCTGCTGGGAGCGACGCGATGA
- a CDS encoding phosphoribosyl-ATP diphosphatase, with translation MKTFDELWAELNEKARTRPAGSGTVAELDAGVHAIGKKLVEEAAESWMAAEHEGKEAAALEISQLIYHAQVLMIATGLTLDDVYSHL, from the coding sequence GTGAAGACGTTCGACGAGCTGTGGGCCGAGCTCAATGAGAAGGCCCGCACCCGCCCCGCAGGATCCGGCACCGTCGCGGAGCTCGACGCCGGCGTCCATGCGATCGGCAAGAAGCTGGTCGAGGAGGCCGCCGAGTCGTGGATGGCGGCTGAGCATGAGGGCAAGGAGGCCGCCGCCCTCGAGATCAGCCAGTTGATCTATCACGCACAGGTCCTCATGATCGCGACCGGTCTGACCCTCGACGACGTCTACTCCCACCTCTGA
- a CDS encoding bifunctional 3,4-dihydroxy-2-butanone-4-phosphate synthase/GTP cyclohydrolase II, with product MSTQHGGVRLDSVDRAIADIAAGRAVVVVDDEGRENEGDIIFAAQHATPELMAFTIRHSSGVICAPLAPDEVDRLDLPLMVPDNQDPFRTAFTVSVDARAGVTTGISAADRAWTARLLAEPATTRAELASPGHVFPLRARPGGVLERRGHTEAAVDLARLAGLRPAGVLVEIVNDDGTMKRAPQLREFADEHGLVMISIEDLVRHRQQHESLVERVVETRLPTSYGDFTAYGFRSVPDGAEHVALVLGDVQTGEPVLTRVHSECLTGDVLGSRRCDCGPQLDESLRRIAAARRGVLVYLRGHEGRGIGLLSKLQAYALQDLGRDTVDANLDLGLPIDARDYVAAAQILRDLGVARIDLLTNNPEKVSELEGLGITVEERIPLATPANPDNIAYLTTKRDRMGHVLPGLEIQGA from the coding sequence ATGAGTACCCAGCACGGAGGCGTCCGCCTCGACAGCGTCGATCGCGCCATCGCCGACATCGCCGCGGGAAGGGCGGTCGTCGTCGTCGACGACGAGGGCCGGGAGAACGAGGGCGACATCATCTTCGCGGCCCAGCACGCGACGCCCGAGTTGATGGCGTTCACGATCCGCCACAGCAGCGGGGTGATCTGCGCACCGCTCGCCCCCGACGAGGTCGACAGGCTCGACCTGCCGCTGATGGTCCCTGACAACCAGGACCCGTTCCGGACGGCCTTCACCGTGAGCGTCGATGCCCGCGCCGGTGTCACGACCGGCATCAGTGCCGCCGACCGGGCGTGGACCGCTCGACTCCTCGCCGAACCCGCGACGACACGGGCAGAGCTCGCCAGTCCGGGCCACGTCTTCCCGCTGCGCGCCCGCCCCGGTGGCGTCCTTGAGAGAAGGGGCCACACCGAGGCTGCCGTCGACCTCGCCCGCCTCGCCGGCCTGCGCCCGGCAGGCGTCCTGGTCGAGATCGTCAACGACGACGGCACGATGAAACGGGCACCGCAGCTCCGCGAGTTCGCCGACGAGCACGGCCTGGTGATGATCTCGATCGAGGACCTCGTCCGGCATCGCCAGCAGCACGAGTCCCTGGTCGAGCGCGTCGTCGAGACCCGCCTCCCGACGTCGTACGGCGACTTCACGGCGTACGGCTTCAGGTCGGTGCCGGATGGGGCGGAGCACGTGGCCCTCGTCCTCGGGGACGTGCAGACAGGGGAGCCGGTCCTGACCCGGGTCCATTCGGAGTGCCTCACCGGGGACGTCCTCGGCAGCAGGCGCTGCGACTGCGGCCCCCAGCTCGACGAGAGCCTCCGCCGGATAGCTGCCGCGCGGAGGGGAGTCCTCGTCTACCTGCGAGGCCACGAGGGACGTGGCATCGGGCTGCTCTCGAAGCTGCAGGCCTACGCCCTCCAAGACCTCGGCCGTGACACCGTGGACGCCAACCTCGACCTCGGGCTCCCGATCGACGCCCGCGACTACGTGGCCGCCGCCCAGATCCTGCGTGACCTCGGCGTCGCGCGGATCGACCTCCTCACCAACAACCCGGAGAAGGTGAGTGAGCTCGAGGGCCTCGGGATCACCGTCGAGGAGCGCATCCCGCTCGCCACCCCGGCCAACCCGGACAACATCGCCTACCTCACCACCAAGCGCGACCGGATGGGCCACGTCCTGCCCGGCCTCGAGATCCAAGGAGCCTGA
- the ribD gene encoding bifunctional diaminohydroxyphosphoribosylaminopyrimidine deaminase/5-amino-6-(5-phosphoribosylamino)uracil reductase RibD, with translation MTITAAEQAAMSRALTLAATPDLSTLPNPRVGCVLLADDGTTVAEGFHRGAGTPHAEVDALSRAGGRARGATAVVTLEPCNHTGRTGACSAALIEAGVRRVVHAQSDPNPIAAGGAASLTAAGIEVVGGVRAEEARALNRRWSIAVERQRPFVTWKLATTLDGRSAAADGTSRWITSPEARHDTHRLRAEADTMLVGTRTVEVDDPELTVRDEGGEHAVVQPLRAVMGLRDLPPEARVLNHCAETVHLRTRDPREALDQLWALERCHVLLEGGPTLAAAFLSAGLVDEIVAYVAPVLLGAGSPSVADLGIHTITDAERPHVTDITVIPGDVPNVRLTLTPQQNKEI, from the coding sequence ATGACCATCACAGCAGCCGAGCAGGCCGCGATGTCGCGCGCCCTGACTCTGGCCGCGACGCCGGACCTCTCTACGCTGCCGAACCCGCGGGTGGGCTGCGTCCTGCTCGCCGACGACGGCACCACCGTCGCCGAGGGGTTCCACCGCGGCGCCGGCACGCCGCACGCCGAGGTCGACGCGTTGAGCCGCGCGGGAGGAAGGGCCCGGGGCGCGACCGCGGTCGTGACGCTCGAGCCCTGCAACCACACCGGTCGCACAGGTGCCTGTTCCGCTGCGCTCATCGAGGCCGGCGTACGTCGTGTGGTCCATGCCCAGAGCGACCCCAACCCGATCGCAGCGGGAGGCGCAGCGTCCCTCACGGCGGCCGGCATCGAGGTGGTCGGTGGCGTGAGGGCGGAGGAGGCACGCGCACTCAACCGTCGGTGGAGCATCGCCGTCGAGCGCCAGCGGCCGTTCGTCACCTGGAAACTCGCCACGACCCTCGACGGTCGCAGTGCCGCGGCCGATGGCACGAGCAGGTGGATCACCTCGCCCGAGGCACGGCATGACACGCATCGACTCCGGGCCGAGGCGGACACGATGCTGGTCGGCACCCGGACGGTCGAGGTCGACGACCCGGAGCTCACGGTGCGCGATGAGGGGGGCGAGCACGCCGTCGTCCAGCCGCTGCGCGCCGTGATGGGCCTCCGCGACCTGCCTCCGGAGGCCCGCGTCCTCAACCACTGCGCGGAGACGGTGCACCTGCGCACCCGCGATCCACGCGAGGCCCTCGACCAGCTCTGGGCCCTGGAGCGCTGCCACGTCCTTCTCGAGGGAGGCCCGACCCTCGCCGCCGCCTTCCTCAGCGCCGGCCTCGTCGACGAGATCGTCGCCTACGTGGCGCCGGTGCTCCTCGGCGCAGGCAGCCCGTCGGTCGCCGATCTCGGCATCCACACCATCACCGACGCCGAACGGCCACACGTCACCGACATCACCGTCATCCCGGGCGACGTACCGAACGTGCGCCTGACGCTCACACCCCAGCAGAACAAGGAGATCTGA